Proteins found in one Lepeophtheirus salmonis chromosome 9, UVic_Lsal_1.4, whole genome shotgun sequence genomic segment:
- the LOC121124239 gene encoding uncharacterized protein translates to MMEEGSKSGEVSGDSLIINEDIKEDEEEEDSEREEERTITPYVVAERTNSDAKEGPPTISVPMTSIPNAEGDPEWEKETLHISEEEEIEDQEAVKAFNDRTPLIVTPPTIPATSLILTPTPLATQQLIPAPSLEEEQVTRMLEGNNTRKMTTLNVPSVTVSAHPLPPPPNIPTLPPGTIAKPVVDPPTEVPSVDGHDPAVRKLIIMAIDVMKNRKARPDGKRISNWINRRYGRTVVSINEELEKMVIAGELTRVDYKGSASYRITTAEAKSARRRRRLQKNNIQNNHHGNTTNSTPSTVRESGSLIVEPILRQPNISSAHKLSQQHQIQPISQPQVLSNTLSQPQISIPQHLQQHPSLQQHVHSPQIQLTHSQIPTSIPQKIPTMHHHHHPPPFAPTAHTYVHPPPAMPGTPIHPHYHHPPTKFMLPQEITLRTLVCDYMGDLSSSGIPIGDEIDIKFIGRSVNASRRPINSRAVLANLENILEKEIQAGHFIKIGDDLYVMQPSIVGGYHQIPTSSPMAGQQFIISPASMTNTIINPAPMPPPPSAGPPPFLSTSSAPPPPQIVNIGISGPNLSEYMYNHGHANSQIATPIPLTVTPTSRPGIVQYVPPPLSTNGSGRPPPNTSTSVSSTSSLASATPPLPNFTKMTFISSGTPKALTSAVSTHNTSAPSVCVSFPPMPVDSMQSPQPVSMVQHNNMNSGAQSGNVETKSDEERKNDLIQEKLFKMNKSFDKHSPNRNKSSSKNNNNSNSATNNNNHHSNNGNECNSPSSTSEPLYMMLREKRMSNNWNSKVNIMLEHLPHSTNKESGGGNGSSITAPLPVQTRRVGRPKKNSSSRVKQLQQQSESKRRRRDVQEEEEEEDEDDDEEEDDDEDNRAHEEWKNKSLSKSSSSTIESTGICGNTRSSRKKKSRKIFDPADHETPSRKRKIVSNSPTPSADEEFPKEDICLCCEGGSSKNKKGNPEPLLKCKDCSNIVHPSCLEYTDVLSKKILEAPTWQCINCKVCAICESNKEDIVLIFCDGCDLGYHRDCTNPKIPNKVSGSWECSHCRKIRPTLTTIKSNSQTSSTPAEGMNGHDLPMEPLAEIKRNESSATSSSSMDNNGIPVKTTSRFVPILPPHFHPHTGNLPENWEDYLPDPEIPDVSYWDPKQVEDHFIRMGFSPEQAHVFLDQEIDGKSLLLLQRSDVTSSLGLKLGPALKLFNHIKKLQTRRHFPG, encoded by the exons ATGATGGAAGAGGGATCCAAGTCTGGAGAAGTGTCTGGAGACTCCTTAATCATCAACGAAGACATAAAAGAGGACGAAGAAGAAGAGGATTCTgaaagagaggaagaaaggaCGATTACTCCTTACGTCGTAGCGGAAAGGACTAACTCTGATGCGAAAGAAGGGCCGCCAACAATATCGGTCCCAATGACAAGCATCCCAAATGCTGAAGGAGACCCGGAGTGGGAAAAAGAGACTCTCCATATttctgaagaagaagaaatagagGATCAAGAAGCCGTAAAGGCTTTTAACGATAGAACACCTCTGATAGTAACACCCCCAACCATTCCGGCAACCTCCCTGATCCTAACACCAACTCCATTAGCAACCCAACAACTCATTCCAGCTCCTTCCCTGGAAGAAGAGCAAGTCACAAGAATGCTTGAAGGAAATAACACGCGGAAAATGACTACGCTCAACGTCCCCTCTGTAACGGTTTCCGCtcaccccctcccccctcctcctaATATCCCCACATTGCCCCCTGGCACCATTGCTAAGCCTGTTGTAGATCCTCCAACAGAAGTACCCTCCGTAGATGGGCATGACCCTGCCGTACG GAAACTCATCATAATGGCCATAGATGTGATGAAGAATCGAAAAGCGCGGCCGGATGGTAAGCGTATATCCAACTGGATCAATCGCCGATATGGTCGAACTGTTGTGTCTATCAATGAAGAATTGGAGAAAATGGTTATTGCAGGGGAGCTAACACGTGTTGACTACAAAGGAAGTGCCTCTTACCGAATCACAACTGCAGAAGCAAAG AGTGCGAGACGTCGGAGAcgattgcaaaaaaataatattcagaaCAACCATCATGGAAACACGACAAATTCGACTCCTTCTACTGTGAGAGAAAGTGGTTCTCTTATAGTAGAACCCATTTTGCGTCAACCCAATATATCATCCGCTCATAAACTATCACAACAGCATCAGATTCAACCAATTTCGCAACCCCAGGTGCTCTCAAACACACTTTCTCAACCACAAATATCAATCCCACAGCATTTACAACAGCATCCCTCTCTTCAACAACACGTTCATTCTCCCCAGATCCAACTTACCCATTCTCAGATACCCACCTCTATCCCTCAAAAAATCCCCACTATGCACCATCACCACCATCCGCCGCCTTTCGCCCCCACTGCTCATACATATGTCCATCCTCCACCCGCCATGCCAGGAACTCCAATCCATCCTCACTACCATCATCCACCAACCAAGTTTATGTTGCCACAAGAAATTACTTTAAGGACTTTGGTATGTGATTATATGGGGGACCTTTCCTCGAGTGGGATTCCAATCGGGGATGAAATTGATATCAAGTTCATTGGACGCTCAGTTAATGCGTCTCGACGACCAATTAATAGTAGGGCAGTTCTTGCTaatcttgaaaatatattggaaaaagaGATACAGGCTGggcattttattaaaatagggGATGACCTCTATGTCATGCAGCCCTCCATAGTAGGTGGATATCATCAAATACCAACCTCTAGTCCCATGGCTGgacaacaatttattatttctcctGCTTCCATGACAAATACAATCATAAATCCCGCTCCTATGCCTCCACCTCCAAGTGCTGGACCACCTCCATTTTTATCGACTAGCAGCGCTCCACCACCTCCTCAAATAGTTAATATTGGAATATCTGGACCAAATCTCTCTGAGTATATGTACAATCATGGACATGCTAATTCTCAAATCGCAACTCCTATTCCACTCACTGTGACTCCAACTTCTCGACCGGGAATAGTTCAATATGTTCCTCCTCCTCTTTCTACCAACGGGAGTGGGAGACCACCTCCAAATACGTCTACTTCTGTATCTTCTACTTCATCCTTAGCTTCAGCTACTCCTCCTTTGCCCAATTTTACGAAAATGACTTTTATATCCTCTGGCACACCAAAAGCACTCACATCAGCAGTGTCCACTCATAATACATCTGCTCCATCAGTTTGTGTTTCATTTCCCCCCATGCCTGTGGACTCTATGCAATCCCCACAGCCAGTCTCCATGGTGCAACATAATAATATGAACAGCGGTGCTCAATCTGGAAACGTAGAGACTAAATCCGATGAAGAGAGGAAGAATGATTTAATACAGGAGAAACTCTTCAAAATGAACAAGTCTTTTGATAAACATTCTCCGAATCGAAACAAGTCCAGTTCcaagaataacaataatagtaaCTCCGctaccaataataataatcatcataGCAACAATGGAAATGAATGTAATTCCCCGTCATCAACATCCGAGCCTCTTTACATGATGCTACGAGAAAAGAGAATGAGTAACAATTGGAAtagtaaagtaaatataatgCTGGAGCATTTACCACACAGTACAAATAAGGAGAGTGGAGGAGGAAATGGGTCTTCTATCACGGCACCACTTCCGGTTCAAACAAGAAGAGTTGGACGGCCCAAAAAAAACTCTTCCTCCAGAGTCAAACAATTACAACAACAATCGGAGTCAAAGAGGAGAAGACGGGATGTTCAagaagaggaggaagaagaagatgagGATGACGACGAAGAAGAGGATGATGATGAAGACAATCGTGCCCATgaagaatggaaaaataagtCATTGTCTAAGTCGTCATCATCTACCATTGAGTCAACTGGGATTTGTGGAAACACGAGGAGTTCTCGTAAAAAG aaatccaGGAAAATTTTTGATCCTGCAGATCATGAGACTCCCTCGCGAAAGAGAAAAATCGTTAGCAATAGTCCTACTCCATCCGCTGATGAAGAATTTCCTAAAGAGGATATTTGCCTATGTTGTGAAGGGGGCTCCTCTAAGAATAAAAAGGGTAACCCCGAGCCTCTCTTAAAGTGTAAGGACTGTAGCAATATCG TTCATCCAAGTTGTTTGGAATACACGGATGTACTATCCAAGAAAATATTAGAAGCTCCAACTTGGCAGTGTATAAACTGCAAAGTCTGTGCCATATGCGAATCCAACAAAGAGGAT attgttttaatattttgtgatggATGCGATTTGGGCTATCATAGAGACTGTACGAAtccaaaaataccaaataaaGTATCTGGATCTTGGGAGTGCTCTCACTGTAGAAAGATAAGACCAACATTAACAACAATAAAATCTAATAGTCAAACTTCATCCACACCAGCAGAAGGAATGAATGGACACGACTTGCCTATGGAGCCCTTGGCAGAGATAAAAAGAAATGAGTCCTCGGCAACATCCTCTTCCTCCATGGATAACAACGGCATTCCAGTCAAAACAACAAGTCGTTTCGTCCCAATATTACCCCCGCATTTCCATCCGCATACTGGGAACCTCCCAGAAAATTGGGAAGATTATCTTCCCGATCCAGAAATCCCTGACGTATCTTACTGGGATCCAAAACAAGTTGAGGATCATTTCATCAGAATGGGATTTTCTCCAGAGCAAGCTCACGTTTTTCTTGATCAA GAAATTGATGGAAAATCCCTTCTCCTTCTGCAACGCTCTGATGTCACCTCAAGTCTAGGACTTAAACTCGGACCTGCACTGAAACTATTTAATCACATCAAGAAACTTCAGACCAGAAGACATTTCCCTGGATGA
- the LOC121124240 gene encoding ubiquitin carboxyl-terminal hydrolase 25 — protein sequence MTVCEETAPTTPGSRPGVNLSFEAYSSKYPEAAEKMCQQLTEITEVEDRAELNRAFNSSRKNKEEEFNVNAAIEFILDPQHSPKHNVSTHRVPSPQGSPRQRSKDNPYAAESVMVTSYPKEAPLPKTPSNSPNNNTNSPDQQPSLEASMEIVDSSKEVSSQKTFGQRNVPSLLDVSSNTQDEDLQKAIKLSLEEAHKSQVSSGVSQEDQDVSKALEASFMEGGSNRRKRKDKWEDPLNPHDRTRNGIWPVGLKNVGQTCWFSAVIQSLFYLPAFRTLVLNFSIPSSITKNSLKSDKKTKKVLEFMEELRKLFSLLVASRRKYVDPVRSVEILKGSIGSASIDNNQQDVSEFTHKVLEWAELAFKLVEKNEVEADESMDESMDCKLESSSSSSSAPPLSSSSNNPMANLFYGQVMTEGKNRGLSFSHTDTIGQWNLLVNNFNDIHESLENSTALEYFDNDSLNGQERWFSKLQPVLFFELSRFQFNQERKLAEKIHNKLEFPEKIYMDRYMASNKNITRHKREQTRILKEKRDILSNKLNKFTHYGSTSESEKIPLSRVLQYAMEFANSGTNLMQVDQPNDSPKSMMTPASSLVNINEVETSMEVETQFLSKNDEDNNIKDCDKNESGDFCPTPKFVSETELKIIQNCFLRWKSEVEVDVSTLESSRTELDSQIKEMYSEDSLKKMEYRLHAVMVHEGYVDSGHYWAYVYDHKRKTWLKFNDNSVNETTWDELFKESVGGHSNTSAYSLVYVDTSRPELFDPHIPLEHQKMEDAVEEQLGEETTGPSLFNCLPNDLRDFVHNDNLELQKEILEWDERQEALSKKESEMKARSNHPSSNTTSVDEIEGGEKSTPELLRGNDDVQVIKEKLNYAHSHASLVAHLSSKLIKTTQHNIKSNDISHIFNDILELTVSHYNKLCNSRTCDEIRLESFPIYLLLNDVNERVIQISLIEQYAFLSLENESKFAQDVRKKAERELLNIQHELSTEFALLKGWHRDYQWFRLSVYWFIRGMEDLSAHKFDESLECFSIASYITVNLRKNPCMGPKKTLDLDRLLRYLRTSISEVNHSLIKEFKLGERLDSVISNLQRVVPVMNFLQLRVDNQSWNNSSPKSVDEDSQCLEEVRSRWCSLLGDNDIANENSSMLSDAVRLVLEPPPDLCPPIPRVMENLPESINEKTNLELNMRYLYLINGGTSGRYKTN from the exons ATGACAGTCTGCGAAGAGACGGCTCCTACCACTCCTGGGAGTCGCCCTGGCGTCAATCTCAGCTTTGAGGCCTACTCGAGCAAGTATCCGGAAGCTGCAGAGAAGATGTGCCAGCAGCTGACGGAGATCACGG agGTGGAAGACCGGGCAGAACTGAACAGGGCCTTCAACTCGAGTCGAAAAAACAAGGAGGAGGAGTTCAACGTGAATGCGGCGATTGAATTCATTCTGGATCCGCAGCATTCACCCAAACACAATGTGTCCACACATCGTGTCCCTTCCCCGCAAGGATCTCCAAGACAGCGTTCCAAAGACAATCCATATGCA GCAGAGTCCGTAATGGTTACCTCATATCCTAAAGAAGCCCCTCTACCCAAAACCCCCTCTAATTCTCCTAATAACAACACAAACTCTCCAGACCAACAGCCTTCACTTGAGGCCTCCATGGAGATTGTAGATAGTTCCAAGGAGGTATCTAGTCAAAAAACCTTTGGCCAACGAAATGTCCCAAGTTTATTAG ACGTCTCTTCAAACACACAAGATGAGGATCTTCAAAAGGCCATCAAATTAAGTCTTGAAGAGGCTCATAAATCTCAGGTCTCATCAGGTGTATCTCAAGAAGACCAGGATGTTTCTAAGGCTCTTGAAGCTTCTTTTATGGAAGGAGGATCGAATCGAAGGAAGAGGAAGGATAAGTGGGAAGATCCTTTAAATCCTCATGATAGAACACGAAATGGAATT TGGCCTGTTGGCCTCAAGAACGTTGGACAAACATGTTGGTTTTCAGCAGTCATACAAAGCTTATTCTATTTACCAGCTTTTCGAACCTTAGTTCTCAACTTTTCCATTCCGTCGTCTATTACCAAAAATTCCTTGAAAAGTGATAAGAAAACGAAGAAAGTCCTTGAATTTATGGAGGAACTGCGTAAATTATTTTCCCTTCTTGTGGCATCTAGAAGGAAATATGTAGACCCAGTACGATCGGTTGAGATTCTCAAAGGATCCATTGGATCAGCCTCTATAGATAACAATCAACAGGATGTGTCTGAATTTACTCACAAAGTACTGGAATGGGCAGAGCTTGCTTTCAAGTTAGTAGAGAAAAATGAAGTGGAGGCGGATGAATCAATGGATGAAAGCATGGATTGTAAATTAGAGAGCTCATCATCCTCTTCTTCAGCTCCACCACTATCCTCTTCATCAAACAACCCCATGGCTAATCTTTTTTATGGACAAGTTATGACCGAGGGTAAAAATAGAGGCCTATCCTTTTCACATACAGATACTATTGGACAGTGGAATCTTCTTGTGAATAATTTCAATGACATTCATGAATCACTAGAAAACTCTACTGCtcttgaatattttgataatgacTCATTGAACGGACAAGAGAGATGGTTTTCCAAATTGCAGCCTGTCCTGTTTTTTGAACTATCACGATTCCAGTTTAATCAGGAGCGAAAGCTTGCTGAAAAAATTCACAATAAACTTGAATTCCCAGAAAAGATATACATGGATCGCTACATGGCTTCGAATAAGAACATTACTCGCCATAAAAGAGAGCAAACCCGTATTCTGAAAGAAAAACGCGATATCCTCTCTAACAAGCTGAACAAATTTACACACTATGGATCCACGAGTGAGTCTGAGAAAATCCCTCTTTCTCGAGTATTACAATATGCAATGGAATTTGCAAACTCGGGTACAAATTTAATGCAGGTTGACCAGCCTAATGACTCACCCAAATCCATGATGACCCCTGCAAGTTCATTGgtaaatattaatgaagttgAAACGTCTATGGAAGTGGAAACGCAGTTCCTATCTAAAAATGATGAGGATAACAATATTAAAGACTGTGATAAAAATGAAAGCGGAGATTTCTGCCCTACTCCAAAGTTTGTATCCGAGACAGAATTGAAGATAATTCAG AATTGTTTTCTTCGATGGAAAAGTGAAGTGGAGGTTGATGTGTCCACTTTAGAGAGTTCACGAACAGAATTGGACTCGCAGATTAAGGAAATGTACTCTgaagattctttaaaaaagatggAGTACCGTCTACATGCAGTCATGGTTCACGAGGGATACGTAGACTCTGGACATTACTGGGCCTATGTGTATGATCATAAAAGAAAA acttggCTTAAATTTAATGACAATTCCGTGAATGAAACCACATGGGATGAATTGTTTAAAGAGAGCGTTGGAGGTCATTCCAATACATCGGCATATTCCTTGGTTTATGTAGACACTTCTAGACCTGAGCTCTTTGATCCTCATATTCCCCTTGAACATCAAAAAATGGAGGATGCAGTGGAGGAGCAATTGGGAGAGGAGACGACGGGTCCATCCCTTTTTAACTGTCTTCCGAATGATTTAAGAGATTTTGTTCACAACGATAATTTAGAGTTGCAAAAAGAGATATTAGAATGGGACGAACGACAAGAGGCTCTTTCTAAGAAAGAAAGTGAAATGAAGGCCCGTTCGAATCATCCTTCAAGTAATACCACATCCGTTGATGAAATAGAAGGGGGTGAGAAGTCAACACCTGAGCTATTGAGAGGTAATGATGACGTTCAAGTGATCAAGGAAAAACTGAATTACGCTCATTCTCATGCGTCTCTTGTTGCACATCTCTCCTCTAAGTTAATTAAAACAACTCAGCACAATATCAAAAGCAATGATATCAGCCACATCTTTAATGACATCCTTGAATTGACTGTGTCTCATTACaacaaattatgtaattcaaGAACCTGCGACGAAATAAGATTAGAGTCCTTTCCTATATACCTTTTACTCAACGATGTTAATGAGAGAGTAATTCAAATTTCCCTCATTGAACAGTATGCCTTTCTTTCTCTTGAAAATGAATCTAAATTTGCACAAGACGTACGAAAAAAAGCGGAAAGAGAGCTTCTTAACATTCAACATGAATTATCAACGGAGTTTGCTTTACTCAAGGGGTGGCATCGAGACTACCAATGGTTTAGATTGTCAGTTTACTGGTTTATTCGAGGGATGGAGGATTTATCTGCACACAAATTTGATGAGAGTTTGGAATGTTTCAGTATTGCCAGTTACATTACAGTCAATTTACGGAAGAATCCATGCATG GGCCCTAAAAAAACCCTGGACTTAGATAGACTTTTGCGATATCTGAGAACAAGTATATCGGAAGTAAACCACAGCTTAATCAAAGAATTCAAGCTTGGAGAGCGTCTTGACTCTGTGATCTCTAATTTGCAACGCGTTGTTCCCGTTATGAACTTTTTGCAATTGCGAGTGGATAACCAATCCTGGAACAACTCCTCCCCTAAATCTGTAGATGAAGACTCTCAATGCCTGGAGGAAGTTCGTTCTCGATGGTGCTCTTTATTAGGAGATAATGACATTGCAAACGAAAATTCAAGTATGTTATCCGATGCTGTAAGACTTGTTTTAGAGCCCCCACCCGATTTGTGCCCTCCAATACCAAGGGTCATGGAAAATCTGCCGGAGAGCATCAATGAGAAGACAAACTTAGAACTCAATATGCGATATCTATATCTAATTAATGGTGGAACCTCTGGTAGATACAAAACGAATTAG
- the LOC121124786 gene encoding uncharacterized protein, whose amino-acid sequence MKSYNIIPSTPERSTPKRRSSLRSRNSYGEVLRVIETPNNNGEGVLDSKSVVEESPYGNLEAVCEERAQRILGDASEKDKRRKTSSVPQFLFRSKRLSNLPSENTFLQYVPGTQELSSTPIQSPKTDQKVRQWLMEGNEAPSPTTILSPSRRNVSSTSSKKSLPKNRIKKSLAQDKNEDKEEVCPSPKSSTSSLFFETLSTTPLHCPSLPKSHILKDIVAFVDVFDDLSSCVIDELKLLGASISSLLNKKVSHLIFKDGSLARYNKAKKLDIKIVSISWIEACKTEGKRVDEKDFPTISKEKYDSPTMALFIKRKNNRQRMMTLSTEEKYQRHVAKIRRRRKKEEKMTSKSPTKVEHGTPRPLSQSKNAQSTKQKGLLDQIIESNEDILIFPKTPPSSHKKSSQGSPSCTSILGDDFDTPLSVRVAKQFYANKRRSMLLNSDLGSSPLLGGSKEEEGQQDTQEYEISSDADPNRKRKTLQKKKNNIDYTLKNPTRTNTKRHALYSQGHNLFSETPSPSKQIDNACKPSLSKDAEILKSITFKSPMKIIESESSQPLSQLTLNEKSARYGKKDNWRPSRRSSMDFVRHMTAVTRREEISQRGLREVVCSSGTSDDIFIIKEIIPQFGFYLSKLVSSKTTHVICCSEGPTRRTLNILRGLLRGCWIVSKDWILTSLEKGYLVDEEPYERVDFSPAVESCRVERIAFGSYRSELLAPLGTLHVSRKSSFSSRDVGDLIRLSGGRISPNIEKADILIGECHHENSTAICLKESWLMDSIQYNVIMPFDDYTLNS is encoded by the exons ATGAAGTCTTACAATATCATTCCATCAACGCCGGAGCGATCCACTCCAAAAAGACGTTCTTCACTCAGATCCCGGAATAGTTACGGAGAAGTTTTGCGAGTGATTGAGACGCCGAACAACAATGGGGAAGGAGTATTGGACTCGAAAAGTGTAGTGGAGGAGTCTCCCTATGGAAACCTTGAAGCCGTTTGCGAAGAGAGAGCTCAACGGATCCTTGGTGACGCATCCGAGAAAGACAAGAGACGGAAAACCTCCTCCGTTCCTCAGTTTTTATTTCGTAGTAAAAGACTGAGCAATTTGCCCTCTGAGAACACGTTCCTTCAATACGTCCCTGGGACGCAAGAGCTGTCATCCACTCCTATTCAAAGTCCCAAGACAGATCAAAAGGTGAGACAATGGCTCATGGAGGGAAATGAAGCCCCTTCTCCTACCACAATTCTTTCACCCAGTCGAAGAAACGTCTCTTCCACTTCCTCCAAAAAGTCCCTTCCaaagaatagaataaaaaaatctctagCTCAAGACAAAAACGAGGATAAAGAAGAAGTGTGCCCCTCTCCTAAAAGTTCTACGTCCAGTCTCTTTTTCGAAACCCTATCTACGACTCCGCTTCATTGTCCCTCCCTTCCCAAAtctcatattttgaaagacaTTGTTGCTTTTGTGGATGTGTTTGATGATTTATCGAGTTGTGTTATAGATGAGCTCAAACTTTTAGGTGCCTCCATATCctcacttttaaataaaaaagtatcacaTTTAATTTTCAAGGACGGGTCTCTTGCTCGGTACAATAAAGCAAAGAAGTTAGATATTAAAATTGTGTCCATTAGTTGGATTGAAGCCTGTAAGACAGAAGGGAAAAGAGTGGATGAAAAGGACTTCCCCACGATATCCAAGGAAAAGTATGACAGCCCAACCATGGCACTctttataaagagaaaaaataaccGTCAACGAATGATGACCCTTAGCACTGAAGAAAAGTATCAAAGACATGTTGCAAAGATAAGGAGGAGAAGGAAGAAAGAGGAAAAGATGACCTCAAAGTCTCCAACCAAAGTAGAACATGGAACTCCCCGACCATTATCCCAGTCCAAAAACGCACAAAGTACGAAACAAAAAGGTTTATTAGATCAAATCATAGAGTCCAATGAGGATATACTCATCTTTCCAAAGACTCCTCCCTCATCTCATAAGAAATCATCACAGGGATCTCCCTCCTGTACGAGTATTCTAGGTGACGATTTCGACACTCCACTATCCGTGAGAGTCGCGAAACAATTCTATGCCAATAAAAGGCGCTCCATGCTTCTTAATTCAGATTTAGGATCTAGTCCTCTTCTCGGAGGCTCAAAGGAGGAGGAAGGGCAACAAGATACACAGGAATACGAAATATCGTCAGATGCAGATCCAAATAGAAAACGCAAG acgcttcaaaagaagaagaacaacATCGATTATACTCTAAAGAATCCAACACGAACTAATACAAAACGACATGCTCTTTATTCTCAAGGACATAATTTATTCAGTGAAACACCCTCACCATCTAAACAGATAGACAACGCTTGCAAACCATCCTTATCTAAAGACGCGGAAATCCTAAAGTCAATTACGTTCAAAAGCCCCATGAAGATTATCGAGAGTGAGTCCTCACAGCCTCTCTCTCAATTAAccttaaatgaaaaaagtgcAAGGTATGGTAAAAAAGACAACTGGAGACCATCTCGTCGTAGTTCAATGGATTTTGTTAGGCATATGACTGCTGTAACTCGAAGAGAAGAGATTTCTCAACGAGGACTTAGAGAAGTCGTCTGCTCCTCTGGAACATCTGATGATATTTTCATCATAAAGGAAATCATTCCTCAATTCGGCTTCTACTTAAGTAAATTAGTTTCTTCCAAGACAACCCATGTCATATGTTGCTCCGAAGGGCCAACGAGAAGAACTCTAAATATTTTACGTGGTCTACTTCGGGGTTGTTGGATTGTTTCAAAGGACTGGATATTGACCTCTCTGGAAAAGGGATATCTTGTTGATGAGGAACCGTACGAGAGGGTTGATTTCAGCCCTGCTGTTGAGTCATGTCGTGTTGAGCGTATTGCTTTTGGTTCATATCGCTCCGAACTCCTTGCTCCTTTGGGCACACTTCATGTAAGTCGTAAGTCATCATTTTCTTCGAGGGATGTTGGAGATCTTATTCGATTGTCGGGAGGTCGAATTTctccaaatattgaaaaagcAGATATCCTAATTGGAGAATGCCACCATGAAAATTCAACTGCCATTTGCCTTAAGGAATCCTGGCTAATGGACTCCATTCAATATAATGTCATAATGCCTTTTGACGACTACACATTGAACTCTTAG
- the LOC139906280 gene encoding three prime repair exonuclease 2-like yields MAEPYYVILDVESTGLLFTNPDIVELSAISLEPDETGLPQLFDAFLQPTKDLTKEATSINGLYRRHNCLFNSKEGKEVFTESPPQVLKDFLSWLKKLQSNNIYILAYNAFKFDAPLLLQHFERYSIPYSQVIRGVCDPLVGIQRLPSLGSLSKKSLLDVCQTLKIHVRSRELHSGFYDSVLLRNLVKKLRQEWGNAFLKDCSMTLQQFKSSYFKDFYSS; encoded by the coding sequence ATGGCTGAGCCATATTATGTGATATTAGACGTGGAGTCCACTGGACTCTTATTCACGAATCCAGACATAGTTGAATTGAGTGCTATCAGCCTTGAGCCTGACGAAACGGGACTCCCTCAGCTCTTTGACGCTTTTTTGCAACCTACAAAAGATTTAACTAAGGAAGCCACGTCTATAAATGGCCTTTATAGGAGACACAACTGTCTTTTTAACTCCAAAGAGGGGAAGGAAGTGTTCACAGAGAGTCCCCCTCAGGTCTTGAAGGATTTCTTGTCCTGGCTTAAGAAACTCCAATCCAATAACATCTACATTTTGGCTTACAATGCCTTTAAGTTCGATGCCCCTCTCTTGCTACAACATTTTGAGCGTTATTCCATTCCCTACAGTCAAGTGATTCGAGGGGTGTGTGACCCCCTAGTTGGAATACAGAGACTTCCTTCCCTCGGATCCCTCTCCAAAAAGTCCTTACTGGATGTTTGTCAAACTTTGAAAATCCATGTTCGAAGTCGCGAACTGCATAGTGGATTCTATGACTCTGTGCTTCTTCGGAATCTTGTAAAGAAACTCCGTCAGGAATGGGGAAATGCGTTTCTCAAGGATTGCTCCATGACTTTGCAACAGTTTAAAAGCAgttattttaaggatttttattcttcttag
- the LOC121124788 gene encoding TOX high mobility group box family member 3-like, translated as MMEEESNFREDYPSKKKKASPVKRGGRRKKDPNAPTPPMSAYSFFFKEMQATVKAHNPEAKFGEVSKIVASMWDTLDEEAKSTYRRRNDEDKMRYKREMDDYQSAQMNTNIHEHSPSENELLDPEVIAIFSENSDLVTINLNASTLRNEDPSSLMNHLCVRRGCPNNAVRNSEWEDEYCSNDCVVLHCRNVFEEWTQDRTMQEVA; from the coding sequence ATGATGGAAGAAGAGAGCAATTTTCGAGAGGATTatccttcaaaaaagaagaaggccTCCCCTGTTAAACGAGGCGGAAGACGAAAAAAGGATCCGAACGCACCAACACCACCCATGTCAGCATactcattcttttttaaagaaatgcaaGCCACAGTCAAAGCACATAATCCGGAAGCGAAATTTGGAGAAGTATCCAAAATAGTTGCCTCAATGTGGGACACTTTAGATGAAGAAGCCAAATCAACGTATCGTAGACGAAATGATGAAGACAAAATGAGGTACAAGCGTGAGATGGATGACTACCAATCCGCTCAAATGAATACTAATATTCATGAACATTCACCTTCAGAGAATGAGCTCCTGGATCCCGAAGTCATAGCCATATTCTCTGAAAATAGTGATTTAGTGACAATTAATTTGAATGCAAGTACTCTACGAAACGAGGACCCTTCATCCCTAATGAACCATCTCTGTGTACGCAGGGGATGCCCAAATAATGCAGTTCGGAACTCTGAGTGGGAAGACGAGTATTGTTCGAATGATTGTGTTGTTCTACATTGCAGAAACGTCTTCGAGGAGTGGACACAAGATAGGACAATGCAAGAAGTTGCTTGA